A stretch of Flavobacterium sp. N1994 DNA encodes these proteins:
- the sucC gene encoding ADP-forming succinate--CoA ligase subunit beta, which produces MNIHEYQGKEILASYGVRVQRGIVANSPVEAVAAAKQLTAETGTGWHVIKAQIHAGGRGKGGGVKLAKNLQQVEELSEQIIGMMLKTPQTPPEGKRVHKVLVAEDVYYPGESETSEFYMSVLLNRAKARNMIMYSTEGGMDIEEVAEHTPHLIFTEEIDPTVGLQAFQARRIAFNLGLSGNAFKEMVKFVDSLYNAYIGCDASMFEINPVLKTSDNKIMAVDAKVNIDDNALYRQPKYADMRDIREENPIEVEAKEVGLNYVDLDGTVGCMVNGAGLAMATMDLIKYAGFEPANFLDVGGTADAKRVETAFRIILKDPNVKAILINIFGGIVRCDRVAQGVVDAYKNMGDAIKVPIIVRLQGTNAEIAKELIDNSGMPILSAVQFQEAADQVKAALS; this is translated from the coding sequence ATGAACATACACGAATATCAAGGAAAAGAAATTTTAGCAAGTTATGGCGTTCGCGTTCAACGTGGCATCGTCGCTAATAGTCCAGTAGAAGCTGTTGCAGCTGCCAAACAATTAACGGCCGAAACAGGAACGGGCTGGCATGTTATTAAAGCTCAAATTCACGCAGGTGGAAGAGGAAAAGGCGGCGGAGTAAAATTGGCTAAAAATCTGCAACAAGTGGAAGAACTTTCAGAACAAATTATTGGGATGATGTTAAAAACGCCTCAAACTCCACCAGAAGGAAAAAGAGTGCATAAAGTTTTAGTTGCTGAAGATGTTTATTATCCTGGAGAAAGTGAAACGTCTGAGTTCTATATGTCAGTGCTTTTAAACAGAGCCAAAGCAAGAAATATGATTATGTATTCTACAGAAGGTGGAATGGATATAGAAGAAGTAGCTGAACATACGCCACATTTAATTTTTACAGAAGAAATTGATCCAACTGTTGGTTTACAAGCTTTTCAAGCACGTAGAATTGCCTTTAATCTTGGACTTTCTGGAAATGCTTTTAAAGAAATGGTGAAATTTGTAGATTCATTATACAACGCTTATATCGGTTGTGATGCTTCTATGTTTGAAATTAATCCAGTTTTAAAAACTTCGGATAACAAAATCATGGCAGTTGATGCTAAGGTGAATATTGATGACAATGCTTTATACCGTCAACCAAAATACGCAGACATGCGTGATATTCGTGAAGAAAATCCAATTGAAGTAGAAGCCAAAGAAGTTGGTTTGAACTACGTTGATCTTGATGGAACTGTAGGATGTATGGTTAACGGAGCAGGATTAGCAATGGCAACCATGGATTTAATTAAATATGCAGGTTTTGAGCCAGCCAATTTCCTTGACGTTGGTGGAACTGCTGATGCAAAACGTGTGGAAACAGCCTTTAGAATTATCCTTAAAGATCCCAATGTAAAAGCCATTTTGATTAATATATTTGGTGGAATTGTTCGTTGTGACCGTGTTGCCCAAGGAGTTGTTGATGCCTATAAAAATATGGGAGATGCTATAAAAGTGCCAATCATTGTACGTTTGCAAGGAACTAATGCTGAAATTGCAAAAGAACTAATAGATAATTCGGGTATGCCAATTTTATCTGCAGTACAATTTCAAGAAGCAGCAGATCAAGTTAAAGCGGCTTTATCTTAA
- a CDS encoding glycosyltransferase family 39 protein, protein MLISATMMLIVLNLPFKAKPFGDNTFHVESKNLARYLKGDVSYDKVTITKAPGPIIFYTPAYFIASSKATDNQLWVYATVFTFIIVTISLLLIFKIANALFSKEVGLLTILLFFAFPIHCYYSLGILAEVPAFFSLTLALYGWTIAFQNPNKKTGWILLILGMWFLILNRPNTMLILGLGFLIVGYSYFKRKEFFKIFGKKLLLTFCCVGLLGYGALQAAKAITGTKSYENQEGLFYYVAHMGRFQFREEPTDFRFWDNDNRADSKDYQNWGKSGTELSGIMDKTHRSSNEVYKEFLINDAFEHPFLFTRQFFVKCFYGHVYFINSVTPEKFHLGPIHGPIAYWFVILLINCINLLLIFGAFVFLFKEKNLIHYWLFWAVIVALLIFHGLTYMEPRYMFPTRVALYLMSAAGLYRIRWVQNKVNFIAKFVFPNKTQTS, encoded by the coding sequence ATGCTGATATCAGCCACCATGATGTTGATTGTGCTTAACCTTCCTTTCAAAGCAAAACCTTTTGGTGATAATACTTTTCATGTCGAATCTAAAAATTTAGCCCGTTATCTAAAAGGAGATGTTAGCTATGATAAAGTAACTATAACCAAAGCGCCAGGGCCTATTATTTTTTATACACCAGCTTATTTTATTGCCTCTTCAAAAGCTACTGATAATCAGCTCTGGGTATATGCAACAGTATTTACTTTTATAATTGTTACTATCAGTTTATTATTAATTTTTAAGATTGCCAATGCATTATTTTCAAAAGAAGTAGGGCTTCTTACTATTTTGCTCTTCTTTGCTTTCCCAATACATTGTTATTATTCTTTGGGAATTTTGGCCGAAGTACCTGCCTTTTTTTCCTTGACATTAGCACTTTATGGTTGGACTATAGCGTTTCAAAATCCCAATAAAAAAACAGGTTGGATTTTATTGATTCTTGGCATGTGGTTCTTAATTCTGAACAGACCCAACACGATGCTGATTTTAGGTCTAGGATTTTTGATTGTCGGCTATTCTTATTTCAAGAGAAAGGAATTTTTTAAAATCTTTGGAAAAAAACTCCTGCTAACTTTTTGTTGTGTTGGATTGTTGGGATACGGAGCCTTACAAGCTGCAAAAGCAATCACTGGGACCAAATCTTATGAAAACCAAGAAGGCTTATTTTATTATGTAGCCCATATGGGAAGATTTCAATTTAGAGAGGAACCTACCGACTTTCGTTTCTGGGATAATGATAACAGAGCTGATAGTAAAGACTATCAAAATTGGGGGAAAAGCGGAACTGAATTGTCTGGTATTATGGACAAAACCCATCGTTCCTCTAACGAAGTTTATAAAGAATTTTTGATTAATGATGCTTTTGAACATCCATTCCTTTTTACAAGACAATTTTTTGTAAAATGCTTTTATGGTCACGTTTATTTCATTAATAGTGTTACTCCAGAAAAATTTCATTTAGGACCAATTCACGGCCCCATAGCTTATTGGTTTGTAATTCTTCTGATAAATTGTATTAATCTATTACTCATTTTTGGAGCCTTTGTATTTTTATTCAAAGAAAAAAACTTAATCCATTACTGGTTGTTTTGGGCAGTTATTGTTGCTTTATTAATTTTTCACGGTTTAACTTATATGGAACCACGTTATATGTTTCCAACAAGAGTTGCTTTATACCTCATGAGTGCTGCAGGTTTATACAGAATTCGATGGGTGCAAAATAAAGTCAACTTTATTGCTAAATTTGTTTTTCCAAATAAAACACAAACTAGCTAA
- a CDS encoding glycosyltransferase family 2 protein translates to MEASQKPIIGIVSPCYNEELVLPETSLQLNDIIKDLVARNIISEKSFAAFVDDGSKDKTWHCIEEKATQLTHIKGLKLAGNVGHQKALLAGLLIFKDEADALISIDADLQDDVSVIEEMILKFLSGIDVVYGVRKERTTDTFFKRNTALLFYNLMKIMKVNIIHNHADYRLCSKRVLNALAQFDEVNLFLRGIIPSIGFNKDVVYYDRLERFAGESKYPFRKMAAFAWNGVTSFSNYPLKLVTIIGFVIFFVCLIMTGYALFALYTGNVVPGWLSTVLPMYFLGGVQLFCFGIIGEYIGKIYSEVKQRPRYFIDKRVD, encoded by the coding sequence ATGGAAGCCAGCCAAAAACCCATTATTGGAATCGTTTCTCCTTGTTATAACGAAGAATTAGTTTTGCCTGAAACATCATTGCAATTGAACGATATTATAAAAGATTTGGTGGCCCGAAATATCATTTCTGAAAAGAGTTTTGCCGCTTTTGTTGATGATGGGAGTAAGGATAAAACTTGGCACTGTATAGAAGAAAAAGCCACTCAATTAACCCATATTAAAGGTTTAAAATTAGCTGGAAATGTAGGTCATCAAAAAGCATTACTAGCAGGATTACTTATCTTCAAAGACGAAGCCGACGCTTTAATTTCTATTGATGCCGATTTGCAAGACGATGTTAGTGTTATTGAAGAAATGATTTTAAAATTTTTATCTGGAATTGATGTCGTCTATGGTGTTCGAAAAGAAAGAACGACAGATACTTTTTTCAAACGAAATACAGCCTTACTTTTTTATAATTTAATGAAAATCATGAAGGTGAATATCATTCACAATCACGCCGATTATAGATTGTGCAGCAAAAGAGTTTTGAACGCTTTAGCGCAGTTTGATGAAGTGAATTTGTTCCTTCGAGGCATTATCCCAAGCATTGGGTTCAACAAAGATGTGGTTTATTATGACCGATTAGAACGGTTTGCAGGTGAGTCAAAATATCCCTTCCGAAAAATGGCTGCTTTTGCCTGGAATGGGGTTACTTCCTTTAGTAATTATCCCTTAAAATTGGTAACTATAATAGGTTTTGTTATCTTTTTTGTTTGTTTGATTATGACCGGTTATGCTTTGTTTGCTTTGTACACAGGCAATGTGGTTCCCGGTTGGCTTTCAACGGTGTTACCTATGTATTTTTTAGGAGGAGTTCAGTTATTTTGTTTCGGAATAATAGGCGAATATATTGGTAAAATTTATTCAGAAGTAAAACAAAGACCACGATATTTCATTGATAAAAGAGTAGACTAA
- a CDS encoding class I SAM-dependent methyltransferase, giving the protein MEKDFEKKYHDVETDHWWFKSRRKYLLDLLKDAPKDSKVLDIGSSSGIFLKDLEALGFKTENLFGIDISEIAIENCKANGIANAYVMDAQNITLNETFDIIIASDCLEHLQEDTKAIKNWKSLLKIGGTMYVFVPAFMSLWSYHDEVNMHYRRYTNPELKSKLIAENLEIIKSSYWNFFLFLPVYLFRKMSAVFQKNKKGEADISIGNPLVNSTLLNLIVFENKLLKAVNFPFGVSTFCIAKRVS; this is encoded by the coding sequence ATGGAAAAAGATTTTGAAAAGAAATATCATGATGTTGAAACAGACCACTGGTGGTTCAAATCGCGTAGAAAATACTTGCTTGACTTACTGAAAGACGCGCCAAAAGACAGCAAAGTACTTGACATTGGTTCTTCGTCTGGAATCTTTCTAAAAGACTTGGAAGCTTTAGGTTTTAAAACTGAAAATCTTTTTGGAATTGATATTAGCGAAATAGCTATAGAAAACTGTAAGGCTAACGGAATTGCTAATGCCTATGTAATGGATGCCCAAAACATAACACTCAATGAAACTTTTGATATTATCATTGCCTCGGACTGTTTAGAGCATCTTCAAGAGGACACCAAAGCGATTAAAAATTGGAAAAGCCTGCTTAAAATAGGAGGGACCATGTATGTTTTTGTTCCCGCTTTTATGTCGTTATGGAGTTACCATGATGAAGTAAATATGCACTATCGTCGTTATACTAATCCCGAATTAAAATCAAAGCTGATAGCTGAAAATTTAGAAATTATAAAATCTAGTTATTGGAATTTCTTTTTGTTTTTACCGGTGTATTTATTCAGAAAAATGAGCGCTGTTTTTCAAAAGAATAAAAAAGGAGAAGCCGATATTAGCATTGGTAACCCTTTAGTAAATTCCACTTTACTTAATTTAATTGTTTTTGAAAACAAACTGTTGAAAGCAGTGAATTTCCCCTTTGGCGTAAGCACTTTTTGTATTGCCAAAAGAGTTTCTTAG
- a CDS encoding tetratricopeptide repeat protein: MKLKLLFVFLSFSLFVNGQNKAIDSLSWQLTHTKSDIVKAKTLNNLASEYLSTNPKQVLQYATKALQLAKSIGFKVEEGNAYHLLGNANVLLGNYTQALDYFSKSQTIFENELPIGSEENINEIKNGLARAYGSIGYVFMEQSNYDKALQFNFKSLKIFEETNNLKKLARVYNNIGVIYKSQNELFKALVYYEKCLDIQEKLKDENIGTTTSNIGLIYLLKKNYPKAVARFNEAKVYFDKYPNPQGLAQLYYNNSLYYSEINQFAKAIEFTDKALAIFTKTENKFGIANSYANLGEIYLKQKKYDSALEYTNKALVLSRELNTLDKVQVFEKTLSDIYEKQNNISEAYKHYKLYSVAKDSVTNAQTIKNSIRAEMNFDFDRKQMIQKEEQIKKDLVYNEQKKYNQIKVFLSILLSLLLSGIAFLMYNRVQLKKTLTLEKELAVYEQKALHLQMNPHFVFNCLGSISSFIVKNSTDAAIKYLAKFSKLMRLTLEYSKESLIPIDKEIESLENYLELEQLRFNNSFQFKINKCKEIEDDVALPPLLLQPFVENAIIHGMNPNTRTGLITLDFFLENESLVCVVTDNGIGINKSKEMKKNLVSMHKSMALDITKKRLEMMEETTSKKSKVTIEEIQENGKVLGTRVTLVLPLQYLSTI; encoded by the coding sequence ATGAAATTAAAACTACTATTTGTATTTCTCTCCTTTTCTTTGTTTGTCAACGGACAAAACAAAGCGATTGATAGTTTGTCATGGCAGCTTACCCATACCAAAAGCGATATTGTAAAAGCTAAAACGCTTAATAATTTGGCCAGTGAATACCTGTCAACAAATCCAAAACAAGTCTTGCAATATGCTACTAAAGCGTTGCAGCTTGCAAAATCAATTGGCTTTAAAGTTGAAGAAGGAAATGCGTATCATCTTCTAGGAAATGCTAATGTACTTCTTGGGAACTATACTCAAGCACTTGACTATTTTTCAAAATCCCAAACTATTTTCGAAAATGAATTGCCTATAGGTTCAGAAGAAAATATAAATGAAATAAAAAATGGCTTGGCTCGTGCTTATGGAAGCATTGGTTATGTTTTTATGGAACAAAGTAATTACGATAAAGCCTTGCAGTTTAATTTTAAATCGTTAAAAATCTTTGAAGAAACCAACAACCTAAAAAAATTAGCTAGAGTTTATAATAATATTGGAGTAATTTATAAATCGCAAAACGAGCTTTTTAAAGCTTTAGTATACTATGAAAAATGCTTGGATATTCAAGAAAAACTAAAAGACGAAAACATTGGAACTACCACTAGTAACATAGGCTTAATTTACTTACTGAAAAAAAACTATCCAAAAGCAGTAGCCCGTTTCAATGAAGCAAAAGTGTATTTTGATAAGTATCCCAATCCACAAGGGTTAGCCCAACTTTATTATAATAATTCATTGTATTATTCTGAAATCAATCAATTTGCTAAGGCTATTGAATTTACAGATAAAGCATTGGCTATTTTTACAAAAACGGAAAACAAATTTGGAATAGCCAATTCGTATGCCAATTTGGGAGAAATATATTTAAAGCAAAAAAAATACGATTCAGCATTAGAGTATACCAACAAAGCTTTGGTCTTGTCAAGAGAGTTAAACACGCTAGATAAAGTACAAGTATTTGAAAAAACGCTAAGTGATATTTATGAAAAACAAAATAATATAAGCGAAGCATATAAGCATTACAAACTCTATAGTGTTGCAAAAGATAGCGTAACCAATGCGCAAACCATAAAAAATTCGATACGCGCTGAAATGAATTTTGATTTCGATAGAAAACAAATGATTCAAAAAGAAGAACAAATTAAAAAGGATTTGGTTTACAACGAGCAAAAAAAGTACAATCAAATCAAAGTATTCTTATCTATTTTATTGTCTTTATTGCTATCTGGAATTGCTTTCCTAATGTACAACCGAGTACAACTTAAAAAGACATTAACCCTTGAAAAAGAATTAGCCGTATACGAACAAAAAGCATTGCACTTGCAAATGAATCCTCATTTTGTGTTTAATTGTTTGGGATCGATATCCAGTTTTATTGTCAAAAACAGTACGGATGCCGCCATTAAATATTTAGCCAAGTTTTCTAAACTAATGCGATTAACTTTAGAATATTCCAAAGAATCGCTAATCCCAATCGATAAAGAAATCGAAAGCCTTGAAAATTATTTGGAACTAGAACAATTGCGATTCAATAATTCGTTCCAATTTAAAATAAACAAATGCAAAGAAATTGAGGACGATGTGGCATTACCACCCTTATTGTTGCAACCTTTTGTTGAAAATGCCATAATTCACGGTATGAATCCAAACACTAGAACGGGTCTTATCACTTTAGATTTTTTTCTAGAAAACGAAAGTTTAGTTTGTGTAGTTACCGATAATGGTATAGGAATTAACAAATCGAAAGAAATGAAGAAAAACTTGGTATCTATGCACAAATCGATGGCATTAGATATTACTAAAAAGAGACTGGAAATGATGGAGGAAACCACCTCTAAAAAATCAAAAGTGACCATTGAAGAAATCCAGGAAAACGGAAAAGTATTGGGAACTAGAGTTACACTCGTTTTACCGCTACAATATTTATCTACTATATAA
- a CDS encoding LytR/AlgR family response regulator transcription factor → MITAVLIDDDINLRDGMKGLLSLYAPDISIIGEADSVESGVKILNNLKPQIVFLDIQMNDGTGFDILEKLSEINGKVTSHVIFVTAYEHYAIKAFRFSALDFLLKPVAPDDLEKVVDKIRMVLEKDNDYSHIDLLLENIRKKADNFKRIALSNSDGMHLLDINDIIRCESDDNYTKFFIKSGKPILISKTLKEYEELLSEYDFVRIHQSHLINLAYVKSYVKKENGFVVMHNDEHLPVSQRKRDLLQDVLSKKIN, encoded by the coding sequence ATGATTACAGCTGTACTTATAGACGATGATATCAATTTAAGAGATGGAATGAAAGGACTTCTTTCACTTTATGCACCCGATATTTCTATCATTGGTGAAGCGGATAGCGTGGAAAGTGGCGTGAAAATCTTAAACAACTTAAAACCTCAAATTGTTTTTCTAGATATTCAAATGAATGACGGAACAGGTTTCGATATTCTAGAAAAATTATCTGAAATCAACGGCAAAGTAACGTCACATGTAATATTTGTTACCGCGTATGAGCATTATGCTATCAAAGCATTCCGATTTAGTGCTTTAGATTTTTTATTAAAACCTGTTGCACCTGATGATTTAGAAAAAGTAGTGGATAAAATTAGAATGGTTCTAGAAAAAGATAACGACTATTCACACATCGATTTATTATTAGAAAACATCAGGAAAAAAGCAGATAACTTTAAAAGAATCGCTTTGTCCAATTCTGATGGAATGCATTTGTTAGACATTAATGATATTATTCGCTGCGAAAGTGATGACAATTATACTAAGTTTTTTATAAAAAGCGGAAAACCAATCCTAATCTCAAAAACACTAAAAGAGTATGAGGAATTGTTATCAGAATACGATTTTGTCAGGATTCATCAATCGCATTTAATAAACTTAGCTTACGTTAAGTCGTATGTGAAAAAAGAAAATGGATTTGTAGTGATGCATAATGACGAACATCTTCCAGTATCTCAAAGAAAAAGAGATTTATTGCAAGACGTTTTGTCCAAAAAAATAAATTAA
- a CDS encoding T9SS type A sorting domain-containing protein — MKNTIYLILLLFAGMANATNIVFDGTVFKNKVLQSSTSNSIAKDNNGNNLKVDADGDNEISLTEANAVYQLDVSSASIVNLTGIESFTNLRTLDFHQNLVTTVELSALVNLQHLVADHNSLTTIDLSALVNLLDSDVSNNSLFTIYAKNGNNSDVFNFSSGDISNLSYICIDEAQVASVINDLPGSTTVVVNSYCTPTPGPVGSYETISGTIAYDGNGNGIDASDAKFPFVKVKCVIGADTLQTITDANGQYAFYTQQTSGSYTVSPVIETSSAFIIPTAPGGTLGANATVDFPITAATVPSPDLEVVVAPNASAVAGGNTVYQVTYKNKGSRIVNGNVLLTYDSSKTSIVSCSDVSASIATAGQVALNFSNLLPFETRSFNVTLSINAGNAVGEALNFNTTITDNLGATETTTAPDNAFNYKQSVGTVTQNTIDCLEGVAADNTQIGNYLHYRINFVNTGNAVAKNVTAKVVFDPAKYDMNSLQILNSSNPLNLRISGATAIFFMGNVNAGGPGGDGGILLKIKTVGSLASGSTVTSSAQLFFDYEAGFIPTLITPAEVTTNNAATTFQNLSIGQNEMDASILVYPNPTNSILNIDSNNSIKTVQLYDISGKLLQTNISDSDKVSMDMTQRSNGIYFLKITSDKGQKVEKIVKEKD, encoded by the coding sequence ATGAAAAATACTATTTACCTAATACTGTTGTTGTTTGCTGGGATGGCAAATGCTACAAATATCGTGTTTGATGGAACAGTCTTTAAAAATAAAGTATTGCAATCTTCCACATCCAATTCGATTGCCAAAGATAACAATGGCAATAATTTAAAAGTAGATGCGGATGGCGATAATGAGATTAGTTTGACAGAAGCTAACGCAGTCTATCAATTAGATGTAAGTAGTGCTTCTATAGTAAACTTGACGGGTATCGAGAGTTTTACCAATTTGAGAACTTTAGATTTTCACCAAAATTTAGTCACTACTGTTGAACTTTCTGCTTTAGTAAACTTACAACATTTAGTTGCTGATCATAATAGCCTTACTACAATAGATTTGTCTGCTTTGGTGAATCTTTTAGATTCTGATGTATCCAATAATTCGCTTTTTACCATTTACGCCAAAAACGGGAACAATTCAGATGTTTTTAATTTCAGCAGTGGAGATATTTCTAATTTATCGTATATCTGTATTGATGAAGCTCAAGTAGCATCAGTCATAAATGATTTACCAGGTAGTACAACTGTTGTTGTTAATTCATATTGTACCCCAACTCCAGGACCTGTAGGGAGTTATGAAACTATATCAGGAACCATAGCTTATGATGGAAATGGGAACGGAATTGATGCGAGTGATGCTAAATTTCCATTTGTGAAAGTGAAATGTGTAATTGGTGCCGATACGCTTCAAACTATAACAGATGCAAACGGTCAATATGCTTTCTATACCCAACAAACTTCAGGAAGTTATACCGTAAGCCCAGTAATTGAAACGAGCAGTGCATTTATAATTCCAACAGCACCGGGAGGAACTTTGGGTGCCAATGCTACTGTTGACTTTCCTATCACTGCAGCCACTGTTCCTTCGCCTGATTTAGAAGTAGTAGTAGCACCTAATGCTTCAGCAGTAGCTGGAGGCAATACAGTTTATCAGGTAACCTATAAAAACAAAGGCTCTAGAATAGTAAACGGAAATGTGCTGCTTACTTACGATAGTTCGAAAACTAGTATTGTTAGTTGCTCAGATGTAAGCGCTTCTATTGCTACTGCAGGACAAGTCGCTTTAAATTTTTCTAATTTACTGCCATTCGAAACCAGAAGTTTTAATGTAACGCTGTCAATAAATGCCGGTAATGCAGTAGGGGAGGCTTTAAATTTCAATACTACCATTACCGATAATCTAGGAGCTACAGAAACGACAACAGCACCAGACAATGCTTTCAATTACAAACAAAGTGTTGGTACTGTTACTCAAAACACCATAGATTGTCTAGAAGGTGTAGCCGCTGATAATACACAAATTGGAAATTACCTTCATTACCGAATCAATTTTGTAAACACAGGAAATGCTGTGGCTAAAAATGTGACTGCTAAAGTGGTTTTTGACCCTGCAAAATACGACATGAACTCATTGCAAATCCTCAATTCTTCTAATCCGTTAAATCTTAGAATTAGCGGAGCAACTGCGATATTTTTTATGGGTAATGTAAATGCTGGTGGGCCTGGAGGAGACGGAGGAATATTGCTAAAAATAAAAACAGTAGGTTCGTTAGCATCAGGATCTACCGTAACCAGTAGTGCCCAACTATTTTTCGATTATGAAGCAGGTTTCATTCCAACACTTATAACTCCTGCCGAAGTTACAACGAACAATGCTGCCACTACATTCCAGAATTTAAGTATTGGGCAAAATGAAATGGATGCTTCTATCCTAGTTTATCCAAATCCAACCAATTCAATACTAAATATCGATAGTAACAATAGTATTAAAACTGTACAACTTTATGATATTTCAGGAAAGTTGTTGCAAACCAATATATCCGATTCTGATAAGGTCTCAATGGATATGACGCAAAGATCAAACGGAATTTACTTCCTTAAAATAACTTCTGATAAAGGTCAGAAAGTAGAAAAAATTGTGAAAGAGAAAGATTAG